The Pseudomonas chlororaphis subsp. piscium genome contains the following window.
TCCTTGCGTGAGTTTGAACTTGAACCTCAAACTTCCCTGGCACTGCGAGGGATTTATCCTGATGCCCATGACCAGCACTTGATTGAACAGCGCAGCACTCTTGTGCTGTGGAGCATCCGTTACCCAGCGTAGGTGAGCGACGTAGCCGGTGCCGGTCTTTCAGATGAAAAGCATGTCATGCGAGGGAGCCGCCAGACGGCCTCGTAGCCCGGTGTGGCAGCGCTATTGTGTAGGAAGCAATGGCTGAACATCGGCAGGAGAAGCGCTATGCATCCCACCCGAACCGCCCTTGTCCTTGCCGGTGGTGGCAGCCTCGGGGCTGTCCAGGTAGGGATGCTGCGGGCGCTGCTCGAAAAGCACGTGGTGTTCGACCTGGTGGTCGGCGCGTCGGTCGGTGCCCTCAACGGTGCCTACTTTGCCGCCAGGCCCAATGCCCGCGGGGTCGCCGAACTGGCCGATTTCTGGCGTGGCTTGCACAAAGCCGATGTGTTTCCGTTTTCCTTCATTGACGCGCTGTCTTCCTTGCTCAAGCGCCGCGGTTGCCTGTTGCCCTCGTCGGCGCTGGCGAGCCTGGTGCGCCGGGTGCTGCCGGTCACCCGCATCGAAGACACCGAACTGCCCCTGCATATCGTCACCACCAACCTGCTCACCGGGGCCGAGGAGCTGTTATCCAGCGGCAGCGTCGAGCAGGCCCTGCTGGCCAGTGCCGCGATTCCCCTGGTGTTTCCCTGGGTGCAGATCGGCGACAAGCTGCTGGTCGACGGCGGTGTCGCCAGCAACACCCCGATCGCCGCGGCGGTGTCGCTGGGCGCGACCCGGGTCATAGTGGTGCCGACCGGATTCGGTTGCGCCTGCCCACGACCGCCGAGCGGCTTGATCGCCCTGGCCTTGCACACCCTGAACCTGATGAGCATGCGCCAGCTGGTGCGGGACATTGAACTGTATTCGCCACAGGCGGCGATTCATGTGGTCGCGCCGCTGTGTCCGCTGGGCATTTCGGTGTTCGACTTCAGCCAGACCGAGCAACTGCTGCAACGGGCCCACCAGCAGACCCTGACCTGGGTCGAAGAGGGCGGCCTGATCCGCACCGGCGTGCCGGGGGCGTTGCAGGCGCATACGCACTCGGCGGGGTGAGGCTCAGTCCTCGAACCCCGCCTGCTCGTGAATCTCGTCGACCTTCAGTTCCAGGCGGTAGGCCACGGCGATGAACAGCGCCTGGCACAGGCACAGGGTCGCGCTCAGGGAGCGGAAGGCGAAGGAGCTGCCTTCGTTGACCAGCAGCACGCTGTTGGCGCGCTTGGCCAGGGGTGACAGGTTGCTGTCGGTGATGATCAGCGTCTTGGCCTGGTGGTGCTGGGCGATGCGCAGGCAGTGCTGGGTTTCCTTGGCGTAGGGGGTGAAGCTGATGGCGATCACCAGGTCGTTGGGGCGGATGCTGCGCATCTGTTCGCGGTAGCTGCCGCCCAGGCCCGACACCAGGTGGATGCGCTTGTTGGTGTGCTGCAGGTTGTACACCAGGTAGTCGGCCACGGCGAAGGAGCGGCGCACCCCGACCACGTAGATGTTGTCGGCGTTGACCACCAGGTCCACGGCCTTGTCGAAGGCTGCGTCATCCAGTTCCAGGCCCAGGCGCTCGATGCCCGACAGGGTGGCGTTGATGCATTCGCGCGCCAGGTCGCCGCCGCTGGCCTTCTGCGACTTGTTGGCGATCATGCTGCGGATGCGCTGCTGGTAGTTCTGTACCGGGGTGGTCTTGTGGGTGTAGGCCTCGCGAAACAGCGCCTGCATTTCACTGAAGCCGCTGAAACCGAAGCGCTGGGAGAAGCGCACGATGGCCGAAGGGTGCACCTCGCATTCGCGGGCGATGTCGCTGATGCGGTCGACCATGATCCGGTCGCTCTGCTGGCTCATGTAGCTGGCGATGCGCTTGAGCTGGCGCGGCAGGCTTTCGTATTCCTGGGTGATCAGCTGCAGCAGGCGTTCGGCATTGATCGGGGGGCTGGCGAGGTCGCTGTCTTGCGGGCTCTCGGTCGTGGCCGGCTGATCGGTGCGGGACATAGGCAATCCTTCTGTGCTTACTGGCTTGTACTTGATGGGAACGGGCCTGTTCATCCATTCCCTGACAATAGGTGGGCTGTGCGCAGTCTACAGGGTCGGCGCGGGGAAAATCTTGAGCCACGGACCCATAGGCAGCCTGCTGAAACGATGCACGCTGCCTGGACCGGCCTTGAAAAAGTTTATTGGAAAAAATATTCCACGTAAAAAATTTATAGAAAAAATATTGATTGGTGCCGGTGAACGTTTTAGTCTGCATCCACCAAGAGCGTTCGGCGCCTTCCTCGGTGCCACGCGCAGGCTGATAAAAATAACAGGAGCCAGCATGGGCCAGACTCGTTTTGCCAATGGGCGTCAATTGGATCTGATTTGCCTCGGACGCCTGGGCGTCGACCTTTACGCACAGCAGGTCGGGGCCCGGCTGGAAGATGTCGCCAGCTTCGCCAAATACCTCGGCGGCTCGTCCGCCAACATCGCCTTCGGCACCGCGCGCCTGGGCTTGCGCTCGGCGATGCTGAGCCGGGTCGGCGACGATCACATGGGGCGGTTCCTGGTGGAGTCCCTGGCCCGCGAAGGCTGCGACGTCAGTGCGATCAAGGTCGACCCGCAGCGCCTGACCGCTCTGGTCCTGCTCGGTCTCAAGGACCGCGAAACCTTCCCCCTGGTGTTCTACCGCGAGAACTGCGCCGACATGGCCCTGCGCGCCGAAGACATCAGCGAAGCCTTTATCGCCTCCAGCAAAGCCTTGCTGATCACCGGCACCCATTTCTCCACCGACGGCGTGTACCAGGCCAGCCTCCAGGCCCTGGAGTACGCCGAGCAACACAACGTCAAACGCGTGCTCGACATCGACTACCGCCCGGTGCTCTGGGGCCTGGCGGGCAAGGCCGACGGCGAGACCCGATTTGTCGCCGACCAGAATGTCAGCGCCCATGTGCAGAAGATCCTGCCGCGCTTCGACCTGATCGTCGGCACCGAGGAAGAATTCCTTATCGCCGGCGGCAGCGACGACCTGCTCGGCGCCTTGCGCACCGTGCGCTCGCTGACCGCCGCGACCCTGGTGGTCAAGCTCGGCCCCCAGGGCTGCACGGTGATCCACGGGGCGATCCCGGCGCGCCTGGAAGACGGCGCCATTTACCCCGGGGTGCGGGTCGAGGTGCTCAACGTGCTGGGGGCGGGCGATGCCTTTATGTCCGGCTTCCTCAGTGGCTGGCTGGAGGACGCCAGCGACGAGCGCTGCTGCCAGCTGGCCAACGCCTGCGGCGGTTTAGTCGTGTCGCGCCATGCCTGCGCGCCGGCGATGCCGACCCGCGCCGAGCTGGATTACCTGTTCAACAGCCCGGTGCCCATCACCCGGCCGGACCAGGACACCACCCTGCAGCGCCTGCATCAGGTCAGCGTGCCGCGCAAGGCCTGGAAGCAGCTGTTCATCTTCGCCTTCGACCATCGCGGGCAGTTGGTGGAACTGGCGCAGAAGGGCGGGCGCGAGCTCAAGGCCATCGGCCAACTCAAGCAGCTGTTTATCCAGGCGGTGGAGCGGGTCGAGGCCGACTTGCACGGGCAGGGCGTCGAGGCCGATGTCGGCCTGCTGGCCGACCAGCGTTTCGGCCAGGATTCGCTGAACGCCGCCACCGGCCGAGGCTGGTGGGTGGCGCGGCCGGTGGAAGTCCAGGGCTCGCGGCCGCTGGCCTTCGAACATGGGCGTTCGATTGGCAGCAACCTGATTGCCTGGCCCCAGGAGCAGATCATCAAGTGCCTGGTGCAATACCACCCGGACGACGAGCCGCTGCTGCGCCTGGAGCAGGAAGCGCAGATCAAGGGTCTGTACCAGGCGTCCCAGGTCAGCGGCCATGAGCTGCTGCTGGAAATCATTCCGCCCAAGGACCATCCCTCGACTCATCCGGACGTGCTCTACCGTGCCCTCAAGCGCCTGTACAACCTGGGCATCTTTCCGGCCTGGTGGAAGATCGAGGCGCAGAGCGCCGAGCAGTGGAAGCAGCTCGATGAGCTGATCGAGGAGCGCGATCCCTATTGCCGGGGCGTGGTTCTGCTGGGCCTCAACGCCCCGGCGACGGCCCTGGCCGAAGGCTTCCGCCAGGCCGGCAACAGCCGCACCTGCCGCGGCTTCGCCGTGGGCCGCACGATTTTCCATGAACCGAGCCGGGCCTGGCTGGCCAGTGAGATCGACGATGAAACCCTGATCCGTCGGGTGCAGGCGACCTTCGTCGAGCTGATCGACGCCTGGCGCGCCGCCCGCGGTTGACCTTCTTCTGTAGGAGCGAGGCTTGCCCGCGAAATCTGCCAACGCGGTCTCTCGGGTACACCGCGTCATCGTTCATCGCGGGCAAGCCTCGCTCCTACAGAGGCGAGGATCTGTCCAGGCTCCTACAGAAACAACGGCTTATTTAGAAAACAATAAAAGGTGCAGCCATGCCCGCAATCCGAATTGGCATCAACCCGATTTCCTGGAGCAACGACGACTTGCCGTCCCTCGGCGGCGAAACGCCTTTGAGCACGGCGCTGAGCGAAGGCAAGGAGATCGGCTACGAAGGCTTCGAGCTCAACGGCAAGTTCCCCAAGGATGCCAAGGGCGTCGGCGATGTGCTGCGGCCTTATGACCTGGCGCTGGTCTCGGGCTGGTATTCCAGCCGCCTGGCGCGGCGTTCGGTGGCCGAGGAGATCGACGCCATCGCCAGCCATGTCCAGCTGCTGGCGCAGAACGGCGCCAGGGTGCTGGTCTACGGCGAAGTCGCCGACTCGATCCAGGGCCAGCGCATTGCCCTGGTGGAGCGTCCGCGTTTTCACAGCGAGCAGGCCTGGCAGGAATACGCCGACAAGCTCACCGAGCTGGCGCGTTTCACCCTGTCCCAGGGCGTGCGCCTGGCGTACCACCACCATATGGGCGCCTACGTCGAATCGCCGGCGGACATCGATAAGTTGATGAGCCTGACCGGCAGCGAAGTCGGCCTGCTGTTCGATTCGGGCCACTGCTACATGGGCGGCGGCGAACCGCTGGAGGTGCTGCGCAAGCACATCGGGCGCATCTGCCATGTGCACTTCAAGGATGTGCGCAAGCCGGTGGTGCAGCTGGCGCGCAACAACCTGTGGAGTTTCCCCGACTGCATCATCAACGGCACCTTCACCGTGCCGGGGGATGGCGACATCGATTTCGCCGTGCTGCTGGACGAGCTGCTGGCCGCCGATTACCAGGGCTGGCTGGTGGTGGAGGCCGAGCAGGACCCGGCGGTGGCACCCAGTTACATCTACGCCAAGAAGGGCTACGACACCCTGCGCGCGCTGCTCGATAAGAGGACCGGACAATGAGCCTGCTGGTGAAAAGCGCGGCCAAGGGCCGGACCATGGTGCAGTTGACTGAGGGCCGATTGAAGTACGTCGGTTTTGCCGCCTACCGCCTGAGCCTCGGTGAAAGCCTGCCCCTCAGTGCCGGTGATAAAGAACTGTGCCTGGTGCTGCTCAGCGGGCGCATCGGCATTCAGGGCGAGGCGCCGGGGCAGGGCGCCTTTGGCTGGGACAACCTCGGCGACCGGCAATCGGTGTTCGAGGACAAGTCGCCCTTCGCCGTCTACCTGCCACCCGGCAGCCAGGCCCAGGTCACGGCCCTGAGCGATGTGCAGATCGCCGTCTGCGCTGCTCCCGGCGCTACTGCAAACAGCTCCGCCGCCAAGGGCCTCGGCCCCCGGCTGATCCTTCCTGCGAGCATGAAGCGCAGCGTGCGCGGCAAGGGCGCCAACACCCGCTATGTGTGCGACATCCTGCCGGACAGCGAGCCGGCCCATTCGCTGCTGGTGGTGGAGGTGCGCACGCCGTCCGGGCATTCCTCCAGCTACCCGCCGCACAAGCACGACACCGACGACCTGCCGCACCAGAGCTTTCTCGAAGAGACCTATTACCACCAGGTCAATCCGCCCCAGGGCTTCGTGTTCCAGCGGGTCTACACCGACGACCGCAGCATCGACGAGGCCATGGCCGTGGAGCACGGCGACCTGGTGGTGGTGCCCAAGGGTTACCACCCGGTCAGCGTGCCCTATGGCTACGAGTCCTATTACCTGAACGTCATGGCCGGGCCCAAGCGGGTCTGGCAGTTCCACAACGATCCGCAGCACAGCTGGCTGCTGGACCTCTGATTTCCAAAGTCTGATTTCCAACCTTCGAATGGAGAACAAGAACAATGAGTGACGCCCCGGTAATCGGCCATTACATCGACGGTCAGGTGCAGGACAGCGGCGAGCGTTTCGCCAATGTGTTCAACCCGGCCACCGGCCGCGTGCAGGCCCAGGTCGCCCTGGCCAGCCAGAAGACGGTGGACGATGCCGTTGCTTCGGCCATGAAGGCCTTCCCGGCCTGGTCCGAGCAATCGGCGCTGCGCCGTTCGCGGGTGATGTTCAAGTTCAAGGAACTGCTGGACCGGCACCATAACGAACTGGCAGAGATCATCACCCGCGAACACGGCAAGGTGCTGTCCGACGCCCGCGGCGAAGTGACCCGCGGCATCGAGATCGTCGAGTTCGCCTGTGGCGCGCCGAGCCTGCTGAAAACCGATTTCAGCGACAACATCGGCGGCGGCATCGACAACTGGAACCTGCGCCAGCCCCTGGGCGTGTGCGCCGGGGTCACCCCGTTCAATTTCCCGGTGATGGTGCCGCTGTGGATGATCCCGCTGGCCCTGGTCAGCGGTAACTGCTTCATCCTCAAGCCGTCCGAGCGCGACCCGTCCGCCAGCCTGCTGATGGCCCGCCTGCTGACGGAAGCCGGGCTGCCCGATGGCGTGTTCAACGTGGTCCAGGGCGACAAGGCGGCGGTGGACGGGCTGTTGCAGCACCCGGACATCGAAGCGATTTCCTTTGTCGGCTCGACGCCAATCGCCGAATACATCCACCGGCAGGCCAGCTCCCGCGGCAAGCGCGTGCAGGCCCTGGGCGGGGCGAAGAACCATATGATCGTGATGCCCGATGCCGACCTCGACCAGGCCGCCGACGCGCTGATCGGCGCGGTCTACGGCTCGGCCGGCGAGCGCTGCATGGCGATCTCCATCGCCGTGGCGGTGGGCGATGTTGGTGATCGGCTGATCGAGAAACTGCGGCCGCGCATCGACCAGTTGAAGATCGGTAACGGCATGCAGGGCGACAGCGACATGGGGCCGCTGGTGACCGCCGAGCACAAGGCTAAGGTCGAAGCTTTCATCGACCAGGGCGTGGCCCAGGGCGCGCAACTGCTGGTGGACGGCCGGGGCTTCAAGGTGCCGGGCGCGGAGCAGGGCTTCTTTGTTGGCGCCACCCTGTTCGACGGCGTGACGACCGAGATGAGCATCTACCAGGAAGAAATCTTCGGCCCGGTGCTGGGCATCGTCCGGGTAGCGGATTTCGCCAGCGCGGTGGCGCTGATCAACGCCCATGAATTCGGCAACGGCGTGTCCTGCTTCACCAGCGACGGCGGCGTGGCCCGGGCCTTCGCCCGCAACATCAAGGTCGGCATGGTCGGCATCAACGTGCCGATTCCGGTGCCCATGGCCTGGCATTCCTTCGGCGGCTGGAAGCGCTCGCTGTTCGGCGACCACCACGCCTACGGCGAGGAAGGCCTGCGTTTCTACAGCCGCTACAAGAGCGTGATGCAGCGCTGGCCGGACAGCATCGCCAAGGGCCCCGAGTTCAGCATGCCGACCGCCAAGTAAAGCTCTTCAACCCGTTGCCCAGGAGAACAAGAATAATGAGCCAGCCCCTGCGTTTCGCCCTGAATCGTATGGTTGCCCCACGTTTGACCCTGCCGGCGTTCATCGAGCTGGCGGTGACCCTGAAAGCCGATGCCATCGAGATCCGCAATGACCTCAAAGGCGTGGAAATCGAAGACGGCACGCCGCCACAACAGGTGCGCCAGTTGTGCGCGGCCCATGGCATCCAGGTGTTGTCGATCAATGCGCTGTACCCCTTCGATGTCTGGAACGACGAGCGTCGCGCCCAGGCCCTGAAGCTCGCCGCCTATGCCCGCGACTGCGGCGCCCGCGGCCTGGTGCTGTGCCCGCTGAACGATCGCGCCGACCCCTGCGGCGAAGCCGAACGCGCCACCGGCCTGCGCACTGCCTTGACGCAGCTGGCGCCGATCCTGCGCGAGCACGGGATTCTCGGTTTTATCGAACCCCTGGGTTTCGAGGAATGTTCCCTGCGGCGCAAGCGCACGGCGGTGGAGGCGATCCGCGCCATCGGCGGGCTGGATGTGTTCCGCCTGGTGCATGACACCTTTCACCATCACCTGGCCGGCGAGCAGGAGTTCTTCCCCGAGCTGACCGGGCTGGTGCATATCTCCGGGGTCGAGGATCGCGAGGCGCCGCTGGCGAGCATCCGCGACGGCCACCGGGTGCTGGTGGGCGAGGGCGACATTCTCGGCAACGCGGCGCAGATCGAGACCCTGCTTGCCAGTGGCTACAGCGGCCACCTGTCGTTCGAGCCGTTCGCCGACAGCGTGCATGGGCTGGTGGATATCCAGCGGGCGATCGGCGCGAGTATCGACCACCTCAAGCAGGCCCTGGCATAACACCGTTCCCTGTAGCCGCTGCCGTAGGCTGCGATCGACCGCGTAGCGGGCGCGCTCTTCAAGATCGCCGAAGGTCCTGCGGACCTTATCGTCCGAACGCGGCCCGAGCCTGCGGCAGCGGCTACAGAACAGCAGCAACCTTCACCCTATTCAAAGGTGCAGACATGACTACGACACGACTGACCATGGCCCAGGCCCTGGTGAAATTCCTCGACAACCAGTACGTCGAGATCGATGGGGTGCAGAGCAAGTTCGTCGCCGGGATCTTCACCATCTTCGGCCACGGCAACGTGCTCGGCCTGGGCCAGGCCCTGGAGCAGGACAGCGGCGAACTGGTGGTGCATCAGGGCCGCAACGAGCAGGGTATGGCCCATGCCGCCATCGGCTTCGCCAAGCAGCACCTGCGGCGCAAGATTTACGCCTGTACTTCGTCGGTGGGCCCGGGCGCGGCGAACATGCTGACCGCCGCGGCGACCGCCACCGCCAACCGCATTCCCTTGTTGCTGCTGCCCGGCGATGTCTACGCCAGCCGCCAGCCCGACCCGGTGCTGCAACAGATCGAGCAGTTCCACGACCTGAGCATCAGCACCAACGATGCCTTCAAGGCCGTGAGCAAATACTGGGACCGCATCAACCGCCCCGAGCAACTGATGACCGCGGCGATCCACGCCATGCGCGTGCTCACCGACCCGGCGGAAACCGGCGCGGTGACCCTGGCCCTGCCTCAGGATGTGCAGGCCGAGGCCTACGATTACCCGGATTACTTCCTGCAAAAACGCGTGCACCGCATCGAACGCCGGCCGGCCAGCGCGGCCATGCTCGAGGATGCCGTGGCGGCCTTTGCCGGCAAGCGCAAGCCGCTGATCATCTGCGGCGGCGGGGTCAAATACTCCGGGGCCAACGAAGCCCTGCAAGCCTTTGCCGAGCGCTTCGGTATTCCCTTCGCCGAAACCCAGGCCGGCAAGAGCGCGGTGGTCTCCAGCCATCCGCTGAACCTCGGCGGCATCGGCGAGACCGGTTGCCTGGCGGCCAACCTGCTGGCGAAAGAGGCGGACCTGATCATCGGCATCGGCACCCGCTACAGCGATTTCACCACCGCCTCGAAGTCGCTGTTCCGCGCCGATGCGCAGTTTCTCAACCTCAATATCAGCCCCTGCGATGCCCTGAAACTCGATGGCGTGCAGCTGCTGGCGGACGCCCGGGACGGCCTGAACGAACTGGCCGCGGCCCTGGCGCGCAGTGATTACCAGGCCGCCTGGGGCGACCAGATCAGTCAGGCGCGGGCGCAGCTGGACGCGGAGGTGGACCGGGTCTATCAGGTCGAATACCGCGCCGACGGCTTTGTCCCGGAGATTAACGACCATATGGACCTGGCGGTGCTGCGCGAATTCATCGAGCTGACCGGCTCCTGCCTGACCCAGAGCCGGGTGCTGGGTGTGCTCAACCAGACCCTGGCCGACGACGCGGTGATAGTCGCCGCCGCCGGCAGCCTGCCCGGCGACCTGCAACGCAGCTGGCGCAGCAAGGGGGTCAACACCTACCACGTCGAGTACGGCTATTCCTGCATGGGCTACGAGGTCAACGCGGCCCTGGGGGTCAAGCTCGCCGAGCCCCAGCGCGAGGTCTACGCCCTGGTGGGCGACGGCTCCTACCTGATGCTGCATTCGGAGCTGACCACCTCGATCCAGGAGCGGCGCAAGATCAACGTGGTGCTCCTGGACAACATGACTTTCGGCTGCATCAACAACCTGCAGATGGAACACGGCATGGACAGCTTTGGCACCGAGTTCCGCTTCCGCAACCCCGAAACCGGCAAGCTCGACGGCGCCTTCGTGCCGGTGGATTTCGCCATGAGCGCGGCGGCCTATGGCTGCAAGACCTACAAGGTGAGGACCGTGGAAGAGTTGCAGGCGGCCCTGGCCGATGCGCGGACCCAGAGCGTGTCGACCCTGATCGATATCAAGGTCCTGCCCAAGACCATGATCCACAAGTACCTGTCCTGGTGGCGGGTCGGGGTGGCGCAGGTGTCCACCAGCGCCCGTACCGATGCGGTGGCCAAACAACTCAATGAACGCCTGGCCAAGGCCCGGCAGTACTGATTGCTCTCAAGCGAACAACAACAGGAGTAGCACCATGTCTTTGAAACTGGGCGTCATCGGTACCGGGGCCATCGGCCAGGACCACATTCGTCGTTGCAGCCAGACCCTGCTGGGCAGCCAGGTGGTGGCGGTCACCGATATCAACCTGGAGCAGGCGGCGAAGGTGGTGGCCGAGTTGAAGATCGCCGCCGAGGTGTATCCCGATGGCCACGCGCTGATCAAGGCGCCGGAGGTCGAGGCGGTGCTGGTCACCTCCTGGGGGCCGAGCCATGAGGAGTTCGTGCTGGCCGCCATCGCCGCCGGCAAGCCGGTGTTCTGCGAGAAGCCGCTGGCGGTGACCGCCGCCGGCTGCCGCAAGATAGTCGAGGCCGAGGTGGCCCACGGCAAGCGCCTGGTCCAGGTGGGCTTTATGCGTCCCTACGATTCCGGCTACCGCGCCCTGAAGGCGGTGATCGACAGCGGCCAGATCGGCGAGCCGCTGATGCTGCACTGCGCCCACCGCAACCCGCGGGTCGGCGAGAACTACAAGACCGACATGGCGATCACCGACACCCTGATCCATGAGCTGGACGTGCTGCGCTGGCTGCTGGCCGACGACTACGTGTCGGTGCAGGTGGTGTTCCCGCGCAAGTCGAGCAAGGCCCTGGCCCATCTGAAAGACCCGCAAGTGGTGCTGCTGGAAACCGCCAAGGGCACGCGCATCGACGTCGAGGTGTTCGTCAACTGCCAGTACGGCTACGACATCCAGTGCGAAGTGGTGGGCGAGACCGGCATCGCCAAATTGCCGGAACCGTCCCAGGTGCAGCTGCGCAGCGAGGCCAAGCTGTCCAACGCGATCCTGATGGACTGGAAAGACCGCTTTATCGCCGCCTATGACGTCGAGCTGCAGGCCTTTATCGACGGCGTGCGAGCGGGGCAGGTGGGTGGCCCTTCGGCCTGGGACGGTTATGCCGCCGCGGTGGCCGCCGATGCCTGCATCGAGGCGCAGAACAGCGGGCAGATCGTCAAGGTCGCGCAGCCGCCGCGCCCGGCTTTCTATAGCTGAATGCTGATTTCGTAGGAGCGAGGCTTGCCCGCGATGGACCTGAGAGCGCCGCGTTTATCCAGAAATACGCGTCATCGTTAACGTCTATCGCGAGCAAGCTTCGCTCCTACAGGGTACACAGCAACTTTGTAGCCGCTGCCGAAGGCTGCGATCGCGACCGAAGGGCGCGCAAGGCCTCAAGATCGCTGAAGGCCTTCGGCCTTATCGCAGCCTGCGGCAGCGGCTACAGGTCAACACTTGAGATTCGGGGAGAACACTAAAATGCGTATCGCACTAGACCCCTACATGTACCGCCACCTGCCGCTGGGCAAGATGACCGACAAGGCCGCCGAACTGGGCTATGGGTACATCGAGCTGTCGCCCCGCGAGGATTTCCTGCCGTTCTACAAGGCGCCCCGGGTCGACCGGGCGCGGATCAAGGCGTTTCGCAAGGCCCTGAGCGACAGTGGCGTGCAGCTCTCATCGCTGTTGCCGATGTACCACTGGGCCGCCGCCGACGAAGGCTTGCGCGTGGCGGCGGTGCGCAACTGGAAGCGGGCGATCCAGATCGCCGTGGAAATGGACTGCGAGCTGGTCAACACCGAGTTCACCGGCCAGTCGGACAACCCGCTGGTGTGCGAGAACCAGTTCATGCGCTCCATGGACGAGTTGATCCCGGAGTTCGAGCGCGAGGGCATCAAGCTGGATATCCAGGCCCATCCCTATGATTTCTGCGAGCGCAACAACGAGTCGGTGGACATCATCCGCGGCTTCGACCGGGACTGGATCAACTACCTGTATGCGGCGCCGCACACCTTCTTTTATGACGACGGCAAGGGCGACATCGCCTCGATGCTCAAGTACGCGGGCAGCAAGCTCAGCCATCTGATCATCGCCGACACCTACAACCACAAGGCGTCGTCGAGCCTGCGTTATATCGTCAACCCGACGGGTGTCACCGCCACCGTGCACCAGCACCTGGACATCGGCCAGGGCGAAGTGGACTGGACGGCGTTCTTCGATACCTTGCGCGAGATCCAGTTCGACGGCATCGCCACGGTCTCGGTGTTCGCCTGGGAAGACCGCCCGGACGAATCCAACCGGATGATGCTGGAACGGGTCAGCAGCGAGCTGTGCCGCTGACATAAACACAGCCGCCTGTAGCCGCTGGCGCAGCCTGCGATCGAGGACAACGTCCTCGCAAAACCTGGCGGCGCGGATCGAACTGAAAGACCGCATGTGCCGTGATTGCGACCACTGCGTGGTCGATCGCAGGCTGCGCCAGCGGCTACATCGACTACATCGCCTACAGCAATACGGCGGGTTCTATATAAGGAGGGCTTTGCGATGCGCATTGGTTTAGTGGGTTACGGCCATGGTGGCCGACATTTTCACGCGCCGCTGATTGCCAGCCTGCCCGGCGCGACTTTCGTCGGGGTGGTTACCCTGTCGGCCGAGCGCCGGCAGTTGCTGGCGGCGGAGCATCCCGGGGTACGGGCCTTCGACAGCATCGAGCAACTGGTGGCAGCCGGGATCGACGGGCTGGTGATTTCCACCCCGCTGGAGGGCCGCGCGGCGCTGGTGCTGGAAGCCATCGAGCGCGGTATCCCGGTGGTCAGCGACAAGCCCTTC
Protein-coding sequences here:
- a CDS encoding CoA-acylating methylmalonate-semialdehyde dehydrogenase, which codes for MSDAPVIGHYIDGQVQDSGERFANVFNPATGRVQAQVALASQKTVDDAVASAMKAFPAWSEQSALRRSRVMFKFKELLDRHHNELAEIITREHGKVLSDARGEVTRGIEIVEFACGAPSLLKTDFSDNIGGGIDNWNLRQPLGVCAGVTPFNFPVMVPLWMIPLALVSGNCFILKPSERDPSASLLMARLLTEAGLPDGVFNVVQGDKAAVDGLLQHPDIEAISFVGSTPIAEYIHRQASSRGKRVQALGGAKNHMIVMPDADLDQAADALIGAVYGSAGERCMAISIAVAVGDVGDRLIEKLRPRIDQLKIGNGMQGDSDMGPLVTAEHKAKVEAFIDQGVAQGAQLLVDGRGFKVPGAEQGFFVGATLFDGVTTEMSIYQEEIFGPVLGIVRVADFASAVALINAHEFGNGVSCFTSDGGVARAFARNIKVGMVGINVPIPVPMAWHSFGGWKRSLFGDHHAYGEEGLRFYSRYKSVMQRWPDSIAKGPEFSMPTAK
- a CDS encoding TIM barrel protein; translation: MSQPLRFALNRMVAPRLTLPAFIELAVTLKADAIEIRNDLKGVEIEDGTPPQQVRQLCAAHGIQVLSINALYPFDVWNDERRAQALKLAAYARDCGARGLVLCPLNDRADPCGEAERATGLRTALTQLAPILREHGILGFIEPLGFEECSLRRKRTAVEAIRAIGGLDVFRLVHDTFHHHLAGEQEFFPELTGLVHISGVEDREAPLASIRDGHRVLVGEGDILGNAAQIETLLASGYSGHLSFEPFADSVHGLVDIQRAIGASIDHLKQALA
- the iolD gene encoding 3D-(3,5/4)-trihydroxycyclohexane-1,2-dione acylhydrolase (decyclizing), whose product is MTTTRLTMAQALVKFLDNQYVEIDGVQSKFVAGIFTIFGHGNVLGLGQALEQDSGELVVHQGRNEQGMAHAAIGFAKQHLRRKIYACTSSVGPGAANMLTAAATATANRIPLLLLPGDVYASRQPDPVLQQIEQFHDLSISTNDAFKAVSKYWDRINRPEQLMTAAIHAMRVLTDPAETGAVTLALPQDVQAEAYDYPDYFLQKRVHRIERRPASAAMLEDAVAAFAGKRKPLIICGGGVKYSGANEALQAFAERFGIPFAETQAGKSAVVSSHPLNLGGIGETGCLAANLLAKEADLIIGIGTRYSDFTTASKSLFRADAQFLNLNISPCDALKLDGVQLLADARDGLNELAAALARSDYQAAWGDQISQARAQLDAEVDRVYQVEYRADGFVPEINDHMDLAVLREFIELTGSCLTQSRVLGVLNQTLADDAVIVAAAGSLPGDLQRSWRSKGVNTYHVEYGYSCMGYEVNAALGVKLAEPQREVYALVGDGSYLMLHSELTTSIQERRKINVVLLDNMTFGCINNLQMEHGMDSFGTEFRFRNPETGKLDGAFVPVDFAMSAAAYGCKTYKVRTVEELQAALADARTQSVSTLIDIKVLPKTMIHKYLSWWRVGVAQVSTSARTDAVAKQLNERLAKARQY
- a CDS encoding Gfo/Idh/MocA family protein codes for the protein MSLKLGVIGTGAIGQDHIRRCSQTLLGSQVVAVTDINLEQAAKVVAELKIAAEVYPDGHALIKAPEVEAVLVTSWGPSHEEFVLAAIAAGKPVFCEKPLAVTAAGCRKIVEAEVAHGKRLVQVGFMRPYDSGYRALKAVIDSGQIGEPLMLHCAHRNPRVGENYKTDMAITDTLIHELDVLRWLLADDYVSVQVVFPRKSSKALAHLKDPQVVLLETAKGTRIDVEVFVNCQYGYDIQCEVVGETGIAKLPEPSQVQLRSEAKLSNAILMDWKDRFIAAYDVELQAFIDGVRAGQVGGPSAWDGYAAAVAADACIEAQNSGQIVKVAQPPRPAFYS
- a CDS encoding sugar phosphate isomerase/epimerase family protein produces the protein MRIALDPYMYRHLPLGKMTDKAAELGYGYIELSPREDFLPFYKAPRVDRARIKAFRKALSDSGVQLSSLLPMYHWAAADEGLRVAAVRNWKRAIQIAVEMDCELVNTEFTGQSDNPLVCENQFMRSMDELIPEFEREGIKLDIQAHPYDFCERNNESVDIIRGFDRDWINYLYAAPHTFFYDDGKGDIASMLKYAGSKLSHLIIADTYNHKASSSLRYIVNPTGVTATVHQHLDIGQGEVDWTAFFDTLREIQFDGIATVSVFAWEDRPDESNRMMLERVSSELCR